The nucleotide window TTTTGGCTAGTTTAATCGATTCCAGCTTGTAGAAAATACAGGCCAAATCCTGTCAGTTCATACAGTAATGTCAGTGCAGCCACAGGGATTTGTGTCAGCCAAGAATCTTCTTTAAGGTCCCTTTGGCATATTGGGATgtacaacaaataaaaaaatatttttatcctatTGGCTAGTGCGACCAATGCTTCAGCACTGGTATGCTTTGTAGATATAATTACTGctactaaatatttaaaagtacatACCCTTGTGGTTTTTAAAATATCCACTTTGTGGCACTGCTAAGACCAGAATAGATGGATTTTTAAGTGTCTGAGTCTGTGCAGTCCTTCTCTCTGTATATGAATACAGCAAACTGTAGAACTAAAATGAAAGTAGAGCTGTGTGATATGCTATTTCTTCCTTGCAGACAAAATGGCCAAAGCACTATTAGCCTTTTCTAGCCCCTTTCCTGACACTTCACTagctgcttgatttttttctctagctAGCCACAGAACTAAGATCTCCATTCAATCCTGTGAATTAACATCAGCTGCAGGAGCACTGCACACCTCAACGTTAACAGATAAAAGAGGAATGACTAAACCCAGAATTTCAtagctatattttattttatggtttAGACATGATCTAAAACATCTGGCAGACTTGAAGTGATAAACTGGCAAAAGCTTATGGCATTAGTGAGACTTGGCATGCTACTGATCGCAATCTCCATCTTTTGAGGTTTTGCATTATTTAAGGTTTTGGGCATTCTTGTAAAATTtggtttacatttttcagttacACAGGCCAGCAGAGATCTAGTCAGAGATGGGAGATAACTTTACCATCAAAACTTCatagaaaaatacttctaataatagacttttaaaatgagaatttttccAGTCCCAAAATAGTCCTTCTGGTTTAGCACCTCATTTTAGTCTGACAGCCTGTCATATTTTAGTGCCTTCACACTGCTTCCAAGAATGTGAAGAGCTGTTTGGATGTCATGTAGGTGAAGTTagtttgttctgctttaaaacaaatgtaCAAGAATAATGCAGTATAAGCCCGGTTCAAAGTCAGGGGAAGGATACTCATTAGCAACTGTGGGCTTCGCACCCTTAGAGAACAGCAAGTTTGACACTGACTGTGCACCTCATGCTGAAGATGTACCTTTTCTGATTGAgcaaacagatgagaaaaatatcATAGGGAGAGCTTTTTTATCCAAAATTTTTTCAAGGCGCATGTTGTCTGCATTGCAGAGTAGCTCCTGGAGCTGCCTAAACAAGCACGACTCCACATGCTCCAGGCTGAGGGATGAGACCAGGaagggctgtggggctgctgctgcctcaggagAGGTCGGGGGAAGCCAGAGACAGTGGGGCAGTCTGGAGGTCATCAAAGTTGGGGGTGCCTCTCATGGCAAATGCAATGAAGATAGTGGTTGCCACTGTATGAAAGCTCACCTCAACTGTAGATGATACCCCATCCAGGACTGAGCCtggctgctcctcctccccacacctcTATGGCTGCCTTTGCTACCTTCCTTTGCCTGTGCTCAGACCCACCCTAAGCACTGGATATTTACTGTCTTGGTTTCTTAAATGGCTCACTTCATTGCTGTAGTATGCAGCTATTTCCCAGTCTTTACCATTTGTATCGTAACACCATCCCTGCAAGTCAGGATCCCCCTACTTGGACCTttcaaaacccttttttttctaaacagtcaCTATGGGCATCAGTTCTACTCAGGCAAATCTGGCCCCCCAGAAACCAAGAGGCACTGATGGGACTCATGATCTCCCTAAGGTAGAGCAGGCTTTTATTCCTTACTTGTTAAGGTGCTCGCTGCAGTCATTTAATTTACAATTAAATGAAAGAGGCTGTTATGAGAGGACTGATGATCAATCTTTCATAAACTAGGTTCAGGGAGACTTTACCACCTGTTGCTCACATGGAGCAGCACAATCACATTAATTCAAATAATGAGTAAAAGCACCTGCTTTTAACATGTGCCACTTGCTGTTTTCCAGAGTGAAGATTCAGATGAAGAAGACCTCTGTGCTATCAGTAATAAATGGACTTTCCAAAGGACCAGCAGACGATGGTCTCGGGTGGACGACATTGATGCTTTGCTTCACCGATCAGACAGACATGGATCTTCTGGggacattaaaatgaaaaatacaacaaGCAGCGAGAGTGTCCTTACAGATCTGAGTGAACCTGAGGTCTCATCTATTCACAGTGAGAGCAGTGGGGGAAGTGATAACAGGAGTCAATCTGGCatcagcagcactgccagggagacCTGTGACTGCTCTGGCCAGCATGATGTAGGAAGCACACTGCTGCAAGACTCCACTGTGATAAACACCACCCTGTCCCCCAAGGACAACCTGAAGAATGAGAAACCAACACGAACCAAAGCAAAAACTTTTCTAAAACGCATGGAGACACTAAAAGCAAAAAGTGTGCATGGAAAACCAAAAGGCTCAGGAAGAACTGGTCCTTTAGAGATAAGTGGACCTGTTCTTCAGTATGAGCCAAAATCCTTGAAAGACATGCACTGTGTACAGATTGTCAATGGCGATCTCCAAAACTTAGGACAAGAGTCAGTCAAGAGAGGACTTTCCTTTTCTGCCAAATCTGGCAGTGACAGCAGTCCgtctgaaaacagcagcagtgggGTGAGCACACCATGTTTGAAGGAACGTAAATGCCATGAAGCAAACAAGAGAGGTGGGATGTACCTGGAGGACCTAGATGTTCTGGCAGGAACGGCCTTACGGCAAGTGGTGGACCAAAACCGCAAAAATGAATTTCATTCCCAAGAGAACTTGGTTGTGCATATTCCTAAGGATCACAAACCGGGGACCTTCCCAAAGGCACTTTCTATTGAAAGCCTCTCACCTACAGACAACAGTAACAGTGTAAACTGGAGGACAGGCAGTATCTCTTTGGGAAAACAGAACTGCTCTACTCCAAAAGAGTCTGGATTGATGGCTTGCTGTCCTAAAGAGAGCAGAATTAGTATTTATGACAATGTGCCAGGTTCCCACTTGTATGCTAGTACTGGGGACCTCCTGGACTTAGAGAAAGATGTCCTTTTTCCTCATTTAGATGACATTTTGCAACATGTCAATGGACTCCAGGAGGTGGTAGATGGCTGGTCAAAGAATGTGTTGCCAGGTCTGCCAGTTGATGATGTATCAGTCAGGGAATCTCCATCATTGCCTTTCCAGTCGCCCACACAGATCACTCTTGATTTTGAAGGAAACTCTGTCTCTGATGGCCGGACCACACCAAGTGACATGGACAGAGATGGAACATCCCTGAATGAATCCGAAGCCACTGGTGTTAGGGACAGGAGAGACTCTGGGGTGGGAGCATCACTCACAAGGCCAAGCAGGTAGGTAGAAAACTTTTGTACACAAATCCATAGACTGTGAAATGTGATATAATGAAGAAGAGGTGCTCAGCCTGGAAATCAGAAGGGGCAGGGTACCATTACAGTTGTACTCATCCTGTATGGGGATGGGGACTTCCTAGGGAAGGGTGGGACTTTGGGAGAAGGGACATCCTTCCATGGAAATGCTTATGTGGAATCAATGGAGAATTGGCTTAATGGAGCAGACtaaggctttttttctctcttgatcCACTGATTACATAGTAGGACCCTCTGTATGTTGTGGTATGTATTTTCAATTTGTCTTCTAAGTTATGCACCCCGGTATTTATGCATCAATGGCCTTGTACACTTTTTTAATGTACTGGTCTGCTTTAAAAAAGTGTCCCTTTGTGGTCAAAGAGAATTTCACTACCCTGTCTCAGTCCCTTACATGATGGGATGAAATGATGGTATACAATTAACTTCTTAATAAAAGTGAAAAGCGGGATTTTGTTAATAGTTTGCAGACCTGTTTTAAGTCAGAGGGATGAGTATCTGTTGAGCCAAGGAAAGGCCTTTGTGGATCTGTACTGCTTTGTGTAGGGTGGCTTTGTACATGCAAAAGCAGTGAGAAAATACCTGGTATTTTCTGATCTGCTGTCAGTCTTGTCATATTCTCACAGAGGATTCTGCGGTGCCATGGTTTACTGCTGCCCATGCTTGCTCACCACCATCACAAGCAAGTGAACTCGAGGAAACTACTGAGTAAATAAGCAGTGCCAAAATTTTTAGGATTTGAGCCAGAATCCATGTTTAGCAAAACAAGAAACTGAAATGAGTTTTCTTCTGATATATCCAGTATATAGAGAAAGTGCATTGGAGTAAAGAGAAGATGTGAGTGGCTCAATAGCTTGGTGGTTACAGCTCTTGCCAAGGAGACACAGGGTTCAATCCCTTCTCCCAAAAATCCTTCAGTATTTAATAATAAGAGATATTTAGAGAACCCCGTCTCCAAATACCTTGGTGGTCAGGCCAGTCCCCTGGGAGGTGAGGGACCAGGCATCAAATCCCAGTTCTGAGTCAGGGAGAGAACATTTGAGTCTGGATCTCCCACATCCTGTTGGAAATGTGTGGGCTAAAGGGCACAGCAGGCAGCACTGCTTCCCTGAGTCCATGGATGGGACCCACACCCACTTGtgaatttaacattaaaaaatcaaAGCTTGGGCATTTCCAAAATTAAAGAGATTGAGCAAATTGTTTTATTTGCCTCCAAGctacattttctttcagttgacAAGCCAtaatctgtgtgtgtatatgtttatatatgttttGTGTATTGCCCAGCCCCATCTCACAGTATACCATCTTCTTCTGCCCAGTTAAAGCAGTTGCCTGATTTTTCTATTGTTTCTTTTGCTAAAGGCGATTGCGGTGGCATAGTTTCCAAATCTCTCATCGCCTGAGCCACTCCATCGCATCACTTCACATCAGCAATCAGTCAGCAGCCCAACTGAATCTACTGCAAAAATTCTCTCTGCTTCGTCTTACTGCCATCATGGAAAAATACTCCATGTCAAACAAACATGGCTGGACCTGGTAAGTACCATTGAtaactgaaaaagagatatttttagaagaaaatagtTTCTATTACTGTGATAGTAAATTCAGCAAATGCAACTAGAATTTGAACTACAAACCGTAGAATTTGAAACTGTCCCCTTTAATCCATTGCTGCCCAGTGACTCGGTGGCAAAGTCAGAAATAGATCCTGGAGATCTGACTTCATTCCTGTTCTCTAACAGAGAGACAACCCCAACCTCACCAACAACACTCCAgttccagaaaaataaacagaagtaggAGAGAGTGATTAAAAGTAGGAAATGTTTACAGTAAGTCTTCCCCAGAATTCATTTTGTGACTCGAAAAGAAGCAGCTGCTGATGATACTTAATGTATTcgatatttttttgtttgtgctttaaaAGAAGGGTTAGAACAGTTACCTGACTTTTCTCTGCAGATCAAAAGATGCAAGCTTTAGCCTAGTCCTGGATCTGCGTTAGAGAGAGCTTGCAGCTGTAATAGCTGTAACAGCTACCTGGTCATTCAGAGAGTGGAGTGAAGGGCAGATGGACCTGAGTGCTGGCAATGTGGCTCATGTAGCAACCGGCTACAGAAACCTGCATGTTTAATAGTATATGAACCCTGATGGGCCACACAGACTGAGGTATACCAGAATGGAAATGGACATAGATAAGGGATTATAAGTATCTGAGAAATAATCAAAAGGATAACAGAAACTTTCCCTAATACACAGAGACAGAGTCcaaaaataatatgaattaaCATTTACATTGTGATTTCCATGTTCAAAGCACTTCACCAAAATCCCACTAAATTCAGATGTGAGATAGATAAGACatgttttcctttagaaatggaaaatagatacaaatggaaaaacagaTACAAGGGACTACATGTGAGATTCACCTCACTGACATCAGCCACTCCTTAAAGTTTCATGTCTCATCTGAGCAAGCCGGGTCAGCTGTCTGTGGTCAGTGGAAAAAGGCAACTCCAAAGGCAGCGGGTTTGGGTCACCCTCCAGAGATGCCTCACTCCACAGTATAGAAGCAGTCTGGACTGCTAACTCTTTCTAAATCTCCTTTAGAGAGCTAAAATTCAATAAGATGAACCCCCAGATCGCTCTTCTCCTTTGGTGCAGCTCCCTACAGCTAGCTGACAATGTCTGTCCTGAAATGAATCTCACCTTAACCAACTCCAAATAAGCAGACCAGAATACAGCAAATTCTAGATTCTGCTGTCTGTACAGAGATTTTCCCTCTgaatatttcttcagtttgtatAATCAGTCTCTAAGGATTTATAACAGTGGGACTCTAAATAGCTGTAAAAGTTATATGCTGTACTTCTTCAGGTCATTTAATCCAAGTTTTATCTCCTTCCCACACAGATGAGAAAAATCTTTGTCACATTCAGGtcatattcatttttatttttttttaattccactgCAGTCATGACTCCCACAAAGGGAATCCAGTTTGTTCTCGTTTTCACCATCATTTTTGGAAGAAAGCAAGCTCACCAGCTTCACTGAAGTTACTCAACTAGAATAAATCACATAACACCGGGGATGAATCTGGCACATAGGGATTTCCCACCATCATTTATTACTGTAAATTGTTAGTCAATAGAAATACTAAATCATATAACTGGTAGTATAAAAATCATTCAGCACATTAGAGGACTGAACCTCCTTTTCTCTCAGACACCCTCTTCACTatgctttgctgtgctgttttttTGAGTCCCTAATGGATGCTTTAAACCATGTTGGCTTCAGCTGGACGACAACTGCATAGTAAAAGCTTTTTGTTAGAACAGATTGTTATGCTATATGTTAGAGCCAGAGGCCATCTACTTACAAAAGTTGTCAAGAAATCCATCAATTATACCGATTGTAAAGTGTTTGTGTGTTGTGCATTAAACATTATTTCACCATCTTTATAAAAAAGGCCCCGTTTACCAATTTCTGCCAGGAGTGTTACACAGAGGGACTGTGTAAATACTCTGATATTTTCATGCAGCCTGCTCATGCTGATTTTCAGGTCTGTGCCAAAGTTCATGAAGAGGATGAAAGTCCCTGACTACAAGGACAAGAACGTCTTCGGTGTGCCTCTCATAGTTCATGTCCAGAGAACAGGACAACCTCTTCCCCAGAGCATACAACAAGCACTACGCTACTTACGGAGCAACTGTCTAGATCAGGTATGGACTTTACTCCAGGGACTCGGttgattttttctgaaaactcaCCCTAAGCAAGAAATGGTCAACCTTTCTGTACTTAGTACCAGAATTATTTGAAGATTGTTGTATCTCATGTTCAGCCCAGATCTCCTCTGGTGATTTGATACTTGGTGCCAGTACTAGTGGTTTGCCATTTTGAGATTTGTATCCAGCTAATCTGTTGAATTCTTGTAGCTGTAACAGTCCTGCTGATTTGTATACCATAGTCTACCTCAAAGAATGACATGAAATCTTCATGTCTATTGAATCAGACCTGAGAAAAGATCAGGACTCCCAGCTCCTACCTGTAT belongs to Strix uralensis isolate ZFMK-TIS-50842 chromosome 2, bStrUra1, whole genome shotgun sequence and includes:
- the STARD13 gene encoding stAR-related lipid transfer protein 13 isoform X4 — its product is MSSQGRPAKAQLRRSLSEQLRDSTAKAWDLLWRNVRERRLAEIEAKEACDWLRAAGFPQYAQFYEDSQFPIDIAAVKKDHDFLDKDLVEPLCRRLNTLNKCASMKLDVNFQRKKSEDSDEEDLCAISNKWTFQRTSRRWSRVDDIDALLHRSDRHGSSGDIKMKNTTSSESVLTDLSEPEVSSIHSESSGGSDNRSQSGISSTARETCDCSGQHDVGSTLLQDSTVINTTLSPKDNLKNEKPTRTKAKTFLKRMETLKAKSVHGKPKGSGRTGPLEISGPVLQYEPKSLKDMHCVQIVNGDLQNLGQESVKRGLSFSAKSGSDSSPSENSSSGVSTPCLKERKCHEANKRGGMYLEDLDVLAGTALRQVVDQNRKNEFHSQENLVVHIPKDHKPGTFPKALSIESLSPTDNSNSVNWRTGSISLGKQNCSTPKESGLMACCPKESRISIYDNVPGSHLYASTGDLLDLEKDVLFPHLDDILQHVNGLQEVVDGWSKNVLPGLPVDDVSVRESPSLPFQSPTQITLDFEGNSVSDGRTTPSDMDRDGTSLNESEATGVRDRRDSGVGASLTRPSRRLRWHSFQISHRLSHSIASLHISNQSAAQLNLLQKFSLLRLTAIMEKYSMSNKHGWTWSVPKFMKRMKVPDYKDKNVFGVPLIVHVQRTGQPLPQSIQQALRYLRSNCLDQVGLFRKSGVKSRIQALRQMNENSPENVSYEDQSAYDVADMVKQFFRDLPEPLLTSKLGETFLHIYQYVPKEQRLQAVQAAIMLMSDENREVLQTLLCFLSDVTSVEENQMTPMNIAVCLAPSLFHLNIVKKESSPRVIQKKYATGKPDQKDLSENLAATQGLAHMIMECNKLFEVPHEMVTQSRNSYVDAEVHSPTLDELGKQVDEEGGNYQMYLESLMQNLQKEAKEKFKGWVTCSSIENTELAYKKVGDGNPLRLWKASVEVEAPPSVVLNRVLRERHLWDEDFLQWKVVESLDKQTEVYQYVLNSMAPHPVRDFVILRTWRTDLPKGMCMLVAISVEHEEAPLMGAVRAIVMDSQYLIEPCGSGKARLTHICRIDLKGHSPEWYNKGFGHLCAAEVARIRNSFQPLIAEGPETKI
- the STARD13 gene encoding stAR-related lipid transfer protein 13 isoform X5, whose protein sequence is MKLDVNFQRKKSEDSDEEDLCAISNKWTFQRTSRRWSRVDDIDALLHRSDRHGSSGDIKMKNTTSSESVLTDLSEPEVSSIHSESSGGSDNRSQSGISSTARETCDCSGQHDVGSTLLQDSTVINTTLSPKDNLKNEKPTRTKAKTFLKRMETLKAKSVHGKPKGSGRTGPLEISGPVLQYEPKSLKDMHCVQIVNGDLQNLGQESVKRGLSFSAKSGSDSSPSENSSSGVSTPCLKERKCHEANKRGGMYLEDLDVLAGTALRQVVDQNRKNEFHSQENLVVHIPKDHKPGTFPKALSIESLSPTDNSNSVNWRTGSISLGKQNCSTPKESGLMACCPKESRISIYDNVPGSHLYASTGDLLDLEKDVLFPHLDDILQHVNGLQEVVDGWSKNVLPGLPVDDVSVRESPSLPFQSPTQITLDFEGNSVSDGRTTPSDMDRDGTSLNESEATGVRDRRDSGVGASLTRPSRRLRWHSFQISHRLSHSIASLHISNQSAAQLNLLQKFSLLRLTAIMEKYSMSNKHGWTWSVPKFMKRMKVPDYKDKNVFGVPLIVHVQRTGQPLPQSIQQALRYLRSNCLDQVGLFRKSGVKSRIQALRQMNENSPENVSYEDQSAYDVADMVKQFFRDLPEPLLTSKLGETFLHIYQYVPKEQRLQAVQAAIMLMSDENREVLQTLLCFLSDVTSVEENQMTPMNIAVCLAPSLFHLNIVKKESSPRVIQKKYATGKPDQKDLSENLAATQGLAHMIMECNKLFEVPHEMVTQSRNSYVDAEVHSPTLDELGKQVDEEGGNYQMYLESLMQNLQKEAKEKFKGWVTCSSIENTELAYKKVGDGNPLRLWKASVEVEAPPSVVLNRVLRERHLWDEDFLQWKVVESLDKQTEVYQYVLNSMAPHPVRDFVILRTWRTDLPKGMCMLVAISVEHEEAPLMGAVRAIVMDSQYLIEPCGSGKARLTHICRIDLKGHSPEWYNKGFGHLCAAEVARIRNSFQPLIAEGPETKI
- the STARD13 gene encoding stAR-related lipid transfer protein 13 isoform X3, with translation MFKQVPRTSGTGCYYLNSVSPEGQEMYLRYDQTARRPPYRMSRILARHQLLTKIQQEIEAKEACDWLRAAGFPQYAQFYEDSQFPIDIAAVKKDHDFLDKDLVEPLCRRLNTLNKCASMKLDVNFQRKKSEDSDEEDLCAISNKWTFQRTSRRWSRVDDIDALLHRSDRHGSSGDIKMKNTTSSESVLTDLSEPEVSSIHSESSGGSDNRSQSGISSTARETCDCSGQHDVGSTLLQDSTVINTTLSPKDNLKNEKPTRTKAKTFLKRMETLKAKSVHGKPKGSGRTGPLEISGPVLQYEPKSLKDMHCVQIVNGDLQNLGQESVKRGLSFSAKSGSDSSPSENSSSGVSTPCLKERKCHEANKRGGMYLEDLDVLAGTALRQVVDQNRKNEFHSQENLVVHIPKDHKPGTFPKALSIESLSPTDNSNSVNWRTGSISLGKQNCSTPKESGLMACCPKESRISIYDNVPGSHLYASTGDLLDLEKDVLFPHLDDILQHVNGLQEVVDGWSKNVLPGLPVDDVSVRESPSLPFQSPTQITLDFEGNSVSDGRTTPSDMDRDGTSLNESEATGVRDRRDSGVGASLTRPSRRLRWHSFQISHRLSHSIASLHISNQSAAQLNLLQKFSLLRLTAIMEKYSMSNKHGWTWSVPKFMKRMKVPDYKDKNVFGVPLIVHVQRTGQPLPQSIQQALRYLRSNCLDQVGLFRKSGVKSRIQALRQMNENSPENVSYEDQSAYDVADMVKQFFRDLPEPLLTSKLGETFLHIYQYVPKEQRLQAVQAAIMLMSDENREVLQTLLCFLSDVTSVEENQMTPMNIAVCLAPSLFHLNIVKKESSPRVIQKKYATGKPDQKDLSENLAATQGLAHMIMECNKLFEVPHEMVTQSRNSYVDAEVHSPTLDELGKQVDEEGGNYQMYLESLMQNLQKEAKEKFKGWVTCSSIENTELAYKKVGDGNPLRLWKASVEVEAPPSVVLNRVLRERHLWDEDFLQWKVVESLDKQTEVYQYVLNSMAPHPVRDFVILRTWRTDLPKGMCMLVAISVEHEEAPLMGAVRAIVMDSQYLIEPCGSGKARLTHICRIDLKGHSPEWYNKGFGHLCAAEVARIRNSFQPLIAEGPETKI